CGCGCGAGGGCCAGCAGCACCGCGGTCAGCACCGCCGGCGCGGCGGCCGGAAGGACGACCTGCTGGATCACCCGCCAGCGCGGTGCGCCGAGCGCCAGTGCCGCTTCGCGGTAGGAGCGCGGGACCAGACGCACGACTTCCTCGGTCGAGCGCACGATGGTCGGGAGCATGATGATGGCGAGCGCGACGCCTCCGGCGAGGCCGGAGAAGTGGCCCATGGGAACCACCACCAGACCGTAGGCGGCGACGCCGATCACGATCGACGGCACGCCGCTCAGCACGTCGGCGGTGGTGCGTACGAGAGTCCCGAGCCGGCCGTTGCCGTGCTCGGCGAGGAACAGTCCCGCACCGACGCCGATTGGCACCGAGAGTCCCGTGCCGAGCAGGACCATCAGCGCGGTCCCGACGATCGCGTTGGCCACGCCGCCTCCGGTCTCGCCGACCGGCTTGGGGAGATTGAAGAAGAACTCCGCCGTCATCCCGGGAAGCCCGAGACGGAGGACGTGGTAGAGGATCAGCGCGAGCGGGGAGATGACGATCAGGGCGGCGACGTAGCAGGCCACCGTCGAGCCGCGGTCGAAGAGCCGCCGCTGGAGTGACGGGCCGTGGGCCACGAGCGGAGCGAGTTTAGGCGGCGCCGGCGACGTCACGTCGTCCTCCCGTGCTCCAGATCACCAGCACTCGCGCGAAGCTGTTCACCAGCATGGTGACCATCAGCAGCACGAACGCGATCTCGATCAGCGCCGACAGGTGCAGCTTGGTGGTCGCTTCGCTGAACTCGTTGGCGATGACGCTCGCCATGGTGGCGCCAGGCGCGAGCAGCGAGGCCGAGATGCGGTTCGTGTTGCCGATCACCATCGTCACCGCCATGGTCTCCCCGAGCGCGCGGCCGAGCGCCAGGATCACCGCTCCGAGGATGCCGGGGCGCGCGACGTCGAGCGTCACCGCGATGGCTTCGGCGCGAGTCGCTCCCAGAGCCAGCGCCGATTCCCGCAGCGCGCGCGGCATCGAGAGCAGGATCTCGCGTGAGATCGAGACGATCGTGGGCAGGATCATCACGGCCAGGACGATGGCCGCATTGAGCATCCCGATTCCGAAGGGGAATCCCCGGAAGAGCGGCAGGAACCCCCAGTGGGCGATCAGCCACGGCTCGATGTTGGCGCGCAGGAAAGGCGCGAGCACGAACAGGCCCCACAGTCCGTAGACGATGCTCGGGATCGAGGCCAGCAGCTCGACGATGAAGGCCACGGCCGAGCCGACCCGCGGGGGCGCCAGCTCCGAGAGATAGACCGCCGTTCCAAGCCCGAGCGGAAGCGCCAGCAGCAGCGCGAGCGCCGAGGACATCAAC
The sequence above is a segment of the Candidatus Eisenbacteria bacterium genome. Coding sequences within it:
- the pstA gene encoding phosphate ABC transporter permease PstA; this translates as MTSPAPPKLAPLVAHGPSLQRRLFDRGSTVACYVAALIVISPLALILYHVLRLGLPGMTAEFFFNLPKPVGETGGGVANAIVGTALMVLLGTGLSVPIGVGAGLFLAEHGNGRLGTLVRTTADVLSGVPSIVIGVAAYGLVVVPMGHFSGLAGGVALAIIMLPTIVRSTEEVVRLVPRSYREAALALGAPRWRVIQQVVLPAAAPAVLTAVLLALARAAGETAPLLFTALGSRFWSLSLTQPMASLPVYIFDYARAPYDDWNRQAWSAASVLLVLVTLVSALVRFTVRRVPRR
- the pstC gene encoding phosphate ABC transporter permease subunit PstC: MAEGVGAVRPIEAVIPRLRARGRSHPWADAAHYRLLQILALTVLATVLLIAWEALSGALPAMRAYGFRFLMSTEWDPVAERFGALPYLYGTLMSSALALLLALPLGLGTAVYLSELAPPRVGSAVAFIVELLASIPSIVYGLWGLFVLAPFLRANIEPWLIAHWGFLPLFRGFPFGIGMLNAAIVLAVMILPTIVSISREILLSMPRALRESALALGATRAEAIAVTLDVARPGILGAVILALGRALGETMAVTMVIGNTNRISASLLAPGATMASVIANEFSEATTKLHLSALIEIAFVLLMVTMLVNSFARVLVIWSTGGRRDVAGAA